A genomic stretch from Actinomadura rubteroloni includes:
- a CDS encoding winged helix-turn-helix domain-containing protein produces MAVALPEPETELTASEARRLQLRAQGLLGADGRRGGVPAVLDRLGAVQLDTISVLARSHELVPYARLGAVGRDVVEDAYWGGGRTFEYWAHAASILPVADWPHFAFRRRAYRARGQRWHRVDKAVLDEVRVRLAAEGPLTTRELGGAKAGADWWQWSDHKIAIEWLLDTGEAVCVERRGWRRVYDLAERAIPAELLADDPDDDACLTRLVGHAGRALGVATRADLADYYRVRGEQVTRVIEATGLVPVRVAGWPAPAWADPDALASPPRGRHATTLLSPFDSLVWDRARASRVFGFDHRLEAYVKKADRVHGYFVMPLLAGGRLIGRVDPAREGRTLVARQVSFEPHAATPARIEESRDALNRALNDAAAWVGCDDVRIERIAD; encoded by the coding sequence GTGGCCGTTGCTCTCCCCGAACCCGAGACCGAGCTGACCGCGTCCGAGGCGCGTCGGCTGCAGTTGCGCGCGCAGGGGCTGCTGGGCGCGGACGGGCGGCGCGGCGGCGTCCCGGCCGTGCTGGACCGGCTCGGCGCCGTCCAGCTCGACACGATCTCGGTGCTGGCGCGCTCACACGAGCTGGTGCCGTACGCGCGGCTCGGCGCGGTGGGCCGCGACGTCGTCGAGGACGCCTACTGGGGCGGCGGCCGGACGTTCGAGTACTGGGCGCACGCCGCGTCGATCCTTCCGGTCGCCGACTGGCCGCACTTCGCGTTCCGGCGGCGCGCGTACCGGGCGCGGGGGCAGCGCTGGCACCGGGTCGACAAGGCCGTGCTGGACGAGGTCCGCGTCCGGCTCGCCGCCGAGGGCCCGCTCACCACGCGCGAGCTGGGCGGTGCGAAGGCGGGCGCCGACTGGTGGCAGTGGAGCGACCACAAGATCGCGATCGAGTGGCTGCTGGACACCGGCGAGGCGGTCTGCGTGGAACGGCGCGGCTGGCGGCGCGTCTACGACCTGGCCGAACGCGCGATCCCCGCCGAGCTGCTGGCCGACGACCCCGACGACGACGCGTGCCTCACCCGGCTCGTCGGGCATGCGGGGCGGGCGCTCGGCGTCGCGACCCGCGCGGACCTCGCCGACTACTACCGCGTCCGGGGCGAGCAGGTGACGCGGGTGATCGAGGCGACCGGGCTCGTCCCGGTGCGCGTCGCGGGCTGGCCGGCGCCCGCCTGGGCCGACCCGGACGCCCTGGCGTCCCCGCCGCGCGGACGGCACGCCACGACGCTGCTGTCGCCGTTCGACTCCCTCGTGTGGGACCGCGCCCGCGCGTCGCGCGTCTTCGGGTTCGACCACCGGCTGGAGGCGTACGTCAAGAAGGCCGACCGCGTCCACGGCTACTTCGTGATGCCGCTGCTGGCGGGCGGGCGGCTGATCGGCCGCGTCGACCCGGCGCGCGAGGGCCGGACGCTGGTGGCGCGCCAGGTCTCGTTCGAGCCGCACGCGGCGACTCCGGCGCGGATCGAGGAATCGCGGGACGCTCTGAACCGGGCGCTGAACGACGCGGCGGCCTGGGTGGGCTGCGACGACGTCCGCATCGAACGCATCGCCGACTGA